Below is a window of Micromonospora chersina DNA.
TTACTCTCGACTCCATGGACGGCGACGAACCCCGCACCCTCACCGACCCCCGGGAACTCCGCGCGCTCAGTCACCCCGTACGGCTCGCCCTCATGGAGGCGCTCGGGGCCGGCCCGTTGACCGCCACCCAGGCCGGCGAGCTGATCGGGGAGAGCCCGACCACCTGCTCCTTCCACCTGCGTCAGCTGGCCCGCTACGGGTTCGTGGAGGAGGCCGGCGGTGGCCGCGGCCGGGCCCGGCCCTGGCGGCTGACCCGGCGCGGCTGGTCCGCTCCGGCCCGCCCCGAGGACCCCGACTGGACCCGAGCGTCCCAGGCGCTCGACCGGGTCCTGCTCGACCGGTACGTCCAGCGGCTGCGCCGGTTCGTCGACGACGCCCCCACCTATCCACCCGAGTGGTACCAGGCGGCCACCGGGCAGCAGCACCTCTTCCACCTCACCGCTGACGAACTGGCCGAGTTCGTGGCCGCCTACCGCGAGCTGGTCGCCGGGTTCACCGCCCGGTTCGACGCCAGACGCACCGGGTCCGACGCCCGCCCGGCCGGGGCGCTCCCGGTCGAGTTGCTCTTCTTCGGCTACCCCGTCCGAGCGCCGGAGGTGTCGGATGTCGACCCGACGACTGCTGGCTGACCGGCGCGCCCGCCGGTACCTCGCCGGGCAGACCCTCTCCCTCGTCGGTGACAGCTCGATGTGGCTGGCCTGCGGCATCTGGGTGAAGGACCTGACCGGCAGCGACGGGGCGGCCGGCCTGACCTTCCTCTTCTTCACCGCCCCGGCGCTGCTCGCGCCGCTGGCCGGGCTGCTCGCCGACCGGGTGCCGCGCCGCCGGCTGCTGGTGGTGGCGAACCTGGCCGGCGGGGCGATCCTGCTCCCCCTGCTGGCCGTCCGCGGCCCCGACCAGGTGCCCCTGATCTACGCGGTGATGTTCCTGTACGGGTGCCTCAACCTGGTCATCGCGCCGGCCCAGTCCGCCCTGCTGGTCAGCCTGCTCCCCGGCGACCTGCTGGCCGACGCGAACGCGCTGCTGCGTACGGCGCGGGAGAGCCTGCGGCTGCTCGCCCCGCTCGTCGGTGCCGGCCTTTACGCGCTGCTGGGCGGCGCCGCGGTCGCCGTGCTCGACATGGCGACCTTCGTGGCCGCGGCCGTGCTGCTGCTGACCCTGCGCGTCGCGGAACCCGCCCTGGCGCGACCGGAACGCGATGACGGCGTGCTGCGGCACTGGGCAGGGGAGATCACGGCCGGATTCCGGCACCTCGCCGGCCACCCTCTGCTCCGCAGAGTGGTGCTGGCCACCGGGGTGCTCGCCCTCGTGTTGGGCTTCGCTGAGTCCACCGCGTACGCCGTCGTCGACCGTGGGCTGCACCGTCCCCCGGAGTTCCTCGGCGTGCTCCAAGCCGCGCAGGGGCTCGGCGCGGTGCTCGGCGGGCTGGCCAGCGCTGCGGCG
It encodes the following:
- a CDS encoding ArsR/SmtB family transcription factor → MDGDEPRTLTDPRELRALSHPVRLALMEALGAGPLTATQAGELIGESPTTCSFHLRQLARYGFVEEAGGGRGRARPWRLTRRGWSAPARPEDPDWTRASQALDRVLLDRYVQRLRRFVDDAPTYPPEWYQAATGQQHLFHLTADELAEFVAAYRELVAGFTARFDARRTGSDARPAGALPVELLFFGYPVRAPEVSDVDPTTAG
- a CDS encoding MFS transporter; the protein is MSTRRLLADRRARRYLAGQTLSLVGDSSMWLACGIWVKDLTGSDGAAGLTFLFFTAPALLAPLAGLLADRVPRRRLLVVANLAGGAILLPLLAVRGPDQVPLIYAVMFLYGCLNLVIAPAQSALLVSLLPGDLLADANALLRTARESLRLLAPLVGAGLYALLGGAAVAVLDMATFVAAAVLLLTLRVAEPALARPERDDGVLRHWAGEITAGFRHLAGHPLLRRVVLATGVLALVLGFAESTAYAVVDRGLHRPPEFLGVLQAAQGLGAVLGGLASAAAVRRFGEIRVAAAAFLAWAAGATAAATPLLGLVLAGRVSSGAGLTVMAIALLTLLQRTAPERLQGRVYAGFEVTTTVPQTLSIGVGAYLIGMLDYRALLLTEAAVVVLAALLLFRADRLAPRQAEPAAQPDPATSAA